The Exiguobacterium mexicanum genome includes a window with the following:
- a CDS encoding alanine/glycine:cation symporter family protein, whose product MEAVQSMLQGSVDYMNNILWTYVLIVALVGAGIYFTVRTRFMQFRYLKEMFRVVAEKPEVTDSKSISSMKSFFIGAATRIGTGNLAGVTVAVTVGGPGAVFWMWIVALLGGATAMIESTLAQVYKVKDDVAYRGGPAYYIEKGLNNRALGIVFAVLIAVTFGLIFNSVQSNTIAAAFDNAFGIDAVVGGAILVVLTGLVIFGGVHRVANFSAIVVPIMAGLYLAIAAYVVVVNITEIPGVFAMIFQSAFGLEQAFGGSVGAAISMGVRRGLFSNEAGMGSAPNAAAAAEVSHPAKQGFLQALGVFLDTLIVCTATAAIILLSDSYAAGNGEGIVMLQNALSEQIGSWAPAFVAVSVFLFAFSSIAGSYYYGETNIEFIKKSKNAVLGFRLATMAFVFIGAVASLGFVWSLADLFMAGMTLINIAAITLLGGVAFKVLRDYEEQRAQGLNPRFSARKLGIENTECWDVEEEEVAQGAVQAAAADTTKG is encoded by the coding sequence ATGGAAGCCGTGCAAAGCATGTTACAAGGAAGCGTCGATTACATGAACAACATCTTATGGACGTATGTTCTCATCGTTGCGCTCGTCGGAGCCGGGATTTACTTTACAGTGAGGACACGCTTTATGCAGTTCCGTTACTTAAAAGAGATGTTCCGGGTCGTCGCTGAAAAACCGGAGGTCACAGACAGCAAGAGCATCAGTTCAATGAAATCGTTCTTCATCGGAGCAGCCACACGAATCGGGACGGGTAACTTGGCCGGTGTCACCGTCGCCGTGACGGTCGGTGGACCAGGAGCGGTCTTCTGGATGTGGATCGTCGCGCTTCTCGGTGGAGCGACAGCGATGATTGAGAGCACGCTCGCACAAGTCTATAAAGTAAAAGATGACGTCGCGTACCGCGGCGGTCCAGCATACTACATTGAAAAAGGACTCAACAACCGGGCCCTTGGTATCGTCTTCGCCGTCTTAATCGCGGTGACGTTCGGTCTCATCTTCAACTCAGTGCAATCGAACACGATCGCGGCCGCGTTTGATAACGCGTTCGGCATCGATGCCGTCGTCGGTGGAGCCATCCTCGTCGTCTTGACTGGATTGGTCATCTTCGGTGGTGTACACCGTGTCGCCAACTTCTCGGCAATCGTTGTACCGATTATGGCTGGATTGTACTTGGCCATCGCCGCTTATGTCGTCGTCGTCAACATCACAGAAATCCCAGGCGTGTTCGCGATGATCTTCCAGAGCGCATTCGGTCTTGAGCAAGCGTTCGGTGGATCGGTCGGAGCAGCCATCTCGATGGGTGTACGTCGCGGTCTCTTCTCGAACGAAGCAGGTATGGGTTCGGCACCAAACGCGGCAGCAGCCGCAGAAGTTTCACACCCAGCGAAACAAGGTTTCCTTCAAGCGCTCGGCGTCTTCTTGGACACGTTGATCGTCTGTACGGCAACAGCGGCCATCATCCTCCTCTCAGACAGCTATGCTGCCGGTAACGGAGAAGGAATCGTCATGCTTCAAAATGCATTGAGCGAACAAATCGGATCATGGGCGCCAGCGTTCGTCGCTGTCAGTGTCTTCTTGTTCGCCTTCAGTTCAATCGCAGGTAGCTACTACTACGGTGAAACAAACATCGAGTTCATCAAGAAGAGCAAAAACGCAGTTCTTGGTTTCCGCCTTGCGACAATGGCGTTCGTCTTCATCGGAGCGGTCGCAAGCCTCGGCTTCGTCTGGAGCTTGGCTGACTTGTTCATGGCAGGGATGACGTTAATCAACATTGCAGCCATCACGTTACTCGGTGGCGTCGCCTTCAAAGTCCTTCGCGACTACGAAGAGCAGCGTGCCCAAGGGCTCAACCCACGCTTCTCGGCCCGTAAACTCGGCATCGAGAACACGGAATGTTGGGACGTCGAAGAAGAAGAAGTCGCACAAGGTGCAGTCCAAGCGGCTGCTGCCGATACGACAAAAGGTTAA
- a CDS encoding YwbE family protein, producing MDGTKRADIRPGLHVQIVLKQDQRSGKLTSGVVKDILTNSPRHPHGIKVRLSDGQVGRVKVIEAGGE from the coding sequence ATGGATGGCACGAAACGCGCGGACATTCGCCCAGGGCTCCACGTCCAGATTGTCCTAAAACAAGATCAGCGGAGTGGGAAGTTGACGTCAGGCGTCGTCAAAGACATTTTGACGAACTCGCCGCGTCACCCGCACGGCATTAAAGTACGCTTAAGCGATGGACAGGTCGGTCGGGTGAAAGTGATCGAAGCTGGAGGTGAATAA
- a CDS encoding glycoside hydrolase family 13 protein, whose translation MESMVSRQQEKQKTVTRTWWKEAIAYQIYPRSFKDSNGDGIGDLRGIIDKLDYLEDLGIDVIWICPMYKSPNDDNGYDISDYEDIMEEFGTMEDFDALLKAVHARGMKLLLDLVVNHTSDEHPWFVESKSSRHDPKRDWYIWRDGTDEAPPNNWASIFGGSAWEYDETTEQYYLHVFSKKQPDLNWENEEVRGAVYDMINWWLDKGIDGFRVDAISHIKKMPTETMLPSPDGKPYVTAFSMYSNIEGIHDYLQEMKQATFAKYDIMTVGETNGIEPQAADLWMGPENGAMNMAFHFDHVDIMRKSRLAPLDVVKLKRIFDKWQQGLLETGWNALYIENHDMVRAVSLVGDENHYWRESATALGMMYFFMHGTPFIYQGQEIGMKNVPLPSIHDYDDVATKNEYFERIANGMSEIDSMQHVWGTSRDNVRTPIQWDASPNAGFSTTKPWMPIHEEYETLNVDAQSKDAHSILSFYKAMIRLRRAEETFTYGSYRDLLPDHLQVFAYERKFEEQTFYVVVNLTANPAEATLPGLDKATLVLTNEMDPETIETETFMMRPFEARLYRL comes from the coding sequence ATGGAGTCGATGGTCAGTAGACAACAAGAGAAGCAGAAAACGGTCACCCGCACGTGGTGGAAAGAAGCGATCGCATATCAGATTTACCCGCGTAGCTTTAAAGATTCGAACGGAGATGGAATCGGCGATCTCCGCGGTATCATTGACAAGCTGGATTACTTAGAAGACCTGGGGATCGATGTGATTTGGATTTGTCCGATGTATAAGTCTCCGAACGATGATAACGGATATGATATCTCGGACTATGAAGACATTATGGAAGAGTTCGGAACGATGGAAGACTTTGATGCGTTGCTCAAAGCAGTCCACGCCCGTGGAATGAAATTACTGTTAGACCTTGTCGTCAACCATACCTCTGACGAGCATCCATGGTTCGTCGAATCAAAAAGTTCGAGACACGACCCGAAGCGGGACTGGTACATCTGGCGTGACGGAACGGATGAGGCACCTCCGAACAACTGGGCGAGTATCTTTGGGGGCTCGGCTTGGGAATACGATGAAACGACCGAGCAATATTATTTGCACGTCTTCTCTAAAAAACAGCCAGACTTGAACTGGGAAAATGAAGAAGTGCGTGGCGCCGTCTATGACATGATCAACTGGTGGCTCGACAAAGGAATCGACGGATTCCGAGTCGACGCGATCAGTCACATCAAGAAGATGCCAACTGAGACGATGTTGCCGTCTCCAGACGGGAAACCGTACGTCACGGCGTTCTCCATGTATTCGAACATCGAGGGTATCCACGACTATCTGCAAGAGATGAAACAAGCGACATTCGCCAAGTACGACATCATGACGGTCGGTGAGACGAACGGAATTGAGCCACAAGCGGCCGATTTGTGGATGGGACCGGAAAACGGGGCGATGAACATGGCGTTCCATTTCGACCACGTCGACATCATGCGCAAGTCACGCCTGGCTCCGCTCGATGTCGTCAAGCTGAAGCGGATTTTTGACAAGTGGCAACAAGGCCTGCTCGAGACGGGATGGAACGCTCTCTATATCGAGAACCACGACATGGTGCGCGCCGTCTCGCTCGTTGGGGATGAGAACCATTACTGGCGCGAAAGCGCGACCGCCCTTGGCATGATGTACTTCTTCATGCACGGGACGCCGTTCATCTATCAAGGTCAGGAAATCGGCATGAAAAACGTACCGCTCCCTTCGATTCATGACTATGACGATGTGGCGACAAAAAATGAATATTTCGAACGGATTGCCAACGGTATGAGCGAAATCGATTCGATGCAACACGTATGGGGCACGTCGCGCGACAACGTCCGCACCCCGATTCAATGGGACGCGTCACCGAACGCGGGCTTTTCGACGACGAAGCCGTGGATGCCGATCCACGAAGAATATGAGACGCTTAACGTCGACGCCCAATCGAAGGATGCCCACTCGATTCTATCGTTCTACAAGGCGATGATTCGTCTTCGTCGGGCCGAAGAGACGTTCACGTACGGCAGTTACCGTGATTTGCTGCCGGACCATCTGCAAGTGTTCGCCTATGAACGGAAGTTTGAAGAACAGACATTTTATGTCGTCGTCAACTTGACGGCAAACCCTGCCGAGGCGACGCTTCCTGGTCTCGACAAAGCGACGCTCGTCTTGACGAATGAGATGGACCCTGAGACGATTGAGACGGAAACGTTTATGATGCGGCCGTTCGAAGCAAGGTTGTATCGTTTATAA
- a CDS encoding alpha/beta hydrolase, which translates to MTTITYPVIPGAGAFYYEGNEIGILLCHGFNGTPQSVRDVGIALMEKGFTVYAPRLKGHGTDPEEFRHSTRRCWYESMEAGIRLLRERCRHVIVVGQSMGGTLAMKAALSGHADAIVTINAALSVPGYACHATDDVCRFIDEDEPDICAPGVYEIVYDKVPTSAIRELLALIEEVRPMVAEVAVPTCVIHSAIDNVVPPEDSVWLYEQVQAPKQREVLERSYHVATMDYDRERLADVIGAFCEQVATISKM; encoded by the coding sequence ATGACGACAATTACTTATCCGGTCATCCCGGGAGCGGGCGCGTTTTATTATGAAGGAAATGAAATAGGAATCTTATTGTGTCACGGCTTTAACGGGACGCCTCAAAGTGTGCGTGATGTCGGGATCGCCTTGATGGAGAAAGGATTCACCGTCTATGCGCCTCGGCTCAAAGGACATGGGACGGACCCGGAAGAGTTCCGGCACTCGACGCGCCGTTGCTGGTACGAGTCGATGGAAGCCGGCATCCGTCTCTTGCGCGAGCGATGTCGACACGTCATCGTCGTCGGGCAGTCGATGGGTGGAACGCTGGCGATGAAGGCGGCCTTGTCCGGTCATGCCGATGCGATCGTCACCATCAATGCGGCGTTGTCGGTCCCGGGCTATGCCTGTCACGCCACAGATGATGTCTGTCGCTTCATCGATGAAGATGAACCGGACATCTGTGCACCGGGCGTGTATGAGATCGTCTATGACAAAGTCCCGACGTCAGCCATCCGTGAACTGCTCGCGCTCATCGAGGAGGTGCGCCCGATGGTAGCTGAGGTGGCCGTCCCAACGTGCGTCATCCATTCCGCCATCGACAATGTGGTCCCTCCAGAAGATTCGGTATGGCTCTACGAACAAGTACAAGCACCGAAACAACGGGAAGTGCTCGAACGCTCGTACCATGTGGCCACGATGGATTATGATCGCGAGCGGTTGGCCGACGTCATCGGTGCGTTCTGTGAACAAGTCGCGACCATCTCTAAAATGTAG
- a CDS encoding chitobiase/beta-hexosaminidase C-terminal domain-containing protein — MGKLQARSFKQMTGLALSAGLIVSSMTPIAANVHAETLNATDLFISEYVEGSSNNKAIELFNGTNTAIDLSAYKLELYSNGGTAPGTTLNLTGTLEPGGTYVIVNANASDALKAKSNTTSGVTNFNGDDTLVLKKGDTVLDVFGQVGFDPGTKWGTSVATADQSLVRKDTVTTGDANGADAFDPATEWNTQPIDTFTNLGAHTFQGVEYGDGGTVEPPAPVTPISISDARTKAEGKTVTIKGVVTAKLANTISIQDATGGLSVRPTSLAVNVGDEVVVTGAIGSYRELLQLNSAVVVSKQAASVPAAQVLTGEQINEDVESELVTVNNVTLSGSGQNLTATDGTKEFVVRDERGILDLQTDVNYSSITGIVQQFDNTYQIIPRDVSDTVIDASVLRPATAKPGAGTFVGPQDVTLSTTTAGADIYYTLDGSDPKVNGTLYTSPVRIEETKTLKVAVKSGDSFSAVTTFDYKITDKIRIHDIQGASHTSPMNGQTVEGVEGIVTYSFVSNGTTYYYIQTPDMEADQDARTSEGIILYGGRSIAGIQVGDLVSVKGLVSEYAIEGYSDRQQTDMKMTQIDTRNGGVDVIKSGVALPTPVKIDESNLPTEFIDSDALAVFNPDKDAIDFWESLEGMRVETGNLKSVSPQQYGDLVTVLEGTPTETFNGGVLLKKDDANPERIQFRLEPNVEAREFDVATGDRFNGPIVGIVGYSFGNYKIQASLDEMKAAFVKGDAKRETTFIEAEEDKLTIASYNLENFSNNVKETSDEKALKLAKAFVEELNSPDIIGVTEVQDNNGEGTGDSAADQSYQRLIDNIVSIGGKSYKYVNIDPENNKDGGAPNANIRVGFLYDPERVSLTEGIPAGDATTAVGYENGKLTHNPGRIDPLNPAFNSSRKPLAAQFDFQGENVVVIANHWNSKGGDTGVFGSKQPVVLGSEVQRKQIAQIVHDFVADVKTDNPDANVVALGDFNDFEFSDAMQIFKGDLMTNMVEKVPAVDRYSYVYQGNSQVLDHILVSNRLAATTEIDMIHVNADFTEMSGRASDHDPVLAQIDLTPEPEVELTRYTVENNKAARLVLQDDFIGVTIGKGTNFKNGIFVRGAYTELTGDPLKNVVVQVKPKEAGAIIDFKGAIVKEVIVDGTNLAEIRGAENVKRISYTKGASANTVVIKK, encoded by the coding sequence ATGGGGAAATTACAAGCACGTTCATTCAAACAAATGACCGGCCTCGCTTTATCGGCTGGACTCATCGTCAGCAGCATGACGCCGATTGCGGCAAACGTACACGCAGAGACGTTGAACGCTACAGATTTATTCATTTCGGAATATGTTGAAGGCTCTAGCAACAATAAAGCGATCGAACTGTTCAATGGAACGAATACGGCCATCGACCTCTCGGCCTATAAACTTGAACTGTATTCAAACGGCGGGACGGCTCCAGGCACGACCCTCAATTTGACAGGTACGCTCGAGCCAGGTGGCACGTATGTCATCGTCAACGCCAACGCGAGCGATGCCTTGAAAGCGAAGTCGAACACGACAAGCGGTGTGACGAACTTTAACGGCGATGACACGCTCGTCTTGAAAAAAGGCGACACGGTGCTCGACGTCTTCGGTCAAGTCGGATTCGATCCGGGTACGAAATGGGGAACTAGCGTCGCCACGGCTGACCAGTCGTTGGTTCGAAAAGATACGGTCACGACAGGGGATGCGAACGGCGCCGATGCGTTCGACCCGGCCACTGAATGGAACACACAACCAATCGATACGTTCACGAACCTCGGAGCCCACACGTTCCAAGGCGTCGAATACGGCGATGGCGGTACGGTAGAACCACCGGCGCCGGTCACTCCGATCTCGATCAGTGACGCCCGTACGAAAGCCGAAGGTAAAACGGTCACGATTAAAGGCGTCGTCACGGCGAAACTGGCCAACACGATTTCGATTCAAGATGCGACAGGCGGTCTCTCGGTCCGTCCGACGTCACTCGCCGTCAACGTCGGGGATGAAGTCGTCGTCACGGGTGCAATCGGTTCGTATCGTGAACTGCTTCAATTGAACAGCGCCGTCGTCGTTTCAAAACAAGCGGCGAGCGTCCCGGCTGCGCAAGTTCTCACTGGCGAACAGATCAATGAGGACGTCGAGTCTGAACTCGTCACCGTCAATAACGTCACGCTCTCGGGCAGTGGTCAAAACTTGACGGCCACAGACGGAACGAAAGAATTCGTCGTGCGCGATGAGCGCGGCATTCTCGATTTACAGACGGACGTCAACTACTCGTCAATCACAGGAATCGTGCAACAGTTCGATAACACGTATCAAATCATCCCGCGTGACGTATCTGACACGGTCATCGACGCGTCGGTACTCCGTCCGGCAACTGCGAAGCCAGGTGCGGGCACGTTCGTCGGTCCACAAGACGTGACACTCTCGACGACGACAGCGGGCGCTGACATCTATTACACGCTCGACGGGTCGGACCCGAAAGTGAACGGTACGCTTTATACATCACCAGTCCGCATTGAAGAAACGAAGACGCTCAAAGTGGCCGTCAAATCAGGTGATTCGTTCAGCGCCGTGACGACGTTCGACTATAAAATCACGGACAAGATCCGCATCCACGACATTCAAGGCGCGAGCCATACGTCGCCGATGAACGGACAGACGGTCGAAGGTGTCGAAGGAATCGTCACGTACTCGTTCGTCTCGAACGGAACGACGTATTACTACATTCAAACACCTGACATGGAAGCGGACCAAGACGCACGCACGTCAGAAGGAATCATCTTGTATGGCGGCCGTTCGATCGCCGGCATTCAAGTCGGAGACCTCGTCAGCGTGAAAGGTCTCGTCAGCGAGTACGCCATCGAAGGATATAGCGACCGTCAACAGACGGACATGAAGATGACGCAAATCGATACACGTAACGGTGGTGTTGACGTCATCAAGAGCGGTGTCGCCCTCCCGACGCCAGTGAAAATCGACGAGTCGAACTTGCCGACCGAGTTCATCGACAGCGACGCCCTCGCCGTCTTCAACCCGGACAAAGACGCCATCGACTTCTGGGAGAGCCTTGAAGGGATGCGCGTCGAGACGGGCAACCTTAAATCTGTCTCCCCACAACAATACGGCGACCTCGTGACCGTGCTCGAAGGAACACCCACGGAGACGTTCAACGGTGGTGTGCTTCTTAAAAAAGATGACGCCAACCCGGAACGGATCCAATTCCGTCTCGAACCAAACGTGGAAGCGCGTGAATTCGATGTCGCGACCGGTGACCGATTCAACGGCCCGATCGTCGGAATCGTCGGATACTCGTTCGGAAACTACAAGATTCAAGCCTCACTCGACGAAATGAAAGCCGCCTTCGTCAAAGGCGATGCCAAGCGCGAGACGACGTTCATCGAAGCCGAAGAGGACAAATTGACGATCGCCTCTTACAACCTCGAGAACTTCTCGAACAACGTGAAGGAAACATCGGATGAGAAGGCACTTAAACTCGCGAAAGCGTTCGTCGAGGAATTGAACAGCCCGGACATCATCGGCGTGACCGAGGTTCAAGACAACAACGGTGAGGGCACAGGCGATTCTGCGGCCGACCAAAGCTATCAACGCTTGATTGACAATATCGTCTCGATCGGCGGCAAATCGTACAAGTACGTCAACATCGACCCAGAAAACAACAAAGATGGCGGTGCACCGAACGCCAACATCCGTGTCGGCTTCTTGTATGACCCGGAACGTGTCTCGCTCACAGAAGGCATCCCTGCCGGTGACGCAACGACAGCTGTCGGTTATGAGAACGGCAAGTTGACGCACAACCCGGGCCGCATCGACCCGCTCAACCCGGCGTTCAACAGCTCACGTAAACCGCTCGCGGCGCAATTCGACTTCCAAGGCGAGAACGTCGTCGTCATCGCCAACCACTGGAACTCGAAAGGTGGCGACACGGGCGTCTTCGGCTCAAAACAGCCGGTCGTGCTCGGTAGTGAAGTCCAACGGAAACAAATCGCTCAAATCGTCCATGATTTCGTCGCTGACGTGAAGACGGACAACCCGGACGCGAACGTCGTCGCCCTCGGTGACTTTAACGACTTCGAGTTCTCAGACGCGATGCAAATCTTCAAAGGCGACTTGATGACGAACATGGTCGAGAAAGTCCCGGCCGTCGACCGTTACTCGTACGTCTATCAAGGGAACTCGCAAGTGCTCGACCATATCCTCGTGTCGAACCGTTTAGCGGCGACGACCGAAATCGATATGATTCACGTCAACGCTGATTTCACGGAGATGTCGGGCCGCGCCAGTGACCACGACCCGGTCCTCGCACAAATCGATCTCACTCCGGAGCCAGAAGTGGAATTGACGCGTTACACAGTCGAGAACAACAAGGCGGCACGCCTCGTCCTCCAAGATGACTTCATCGGCGTGACAATCGGCAAAGGCACGAACTTCAAGAACGGCATCTTTGTACGCGGCGCCTACACGGAATTGACAGGTGACCCGCTCAAAAACGTCGTCGTTCAAGTGAAACCGAAAGAAGCCGGTGCCATCATCGACTTCAAAGGCGCCATCGTCAAAGAAGTGATTGTCGATGGAACGAACCTTGCGGAAATCCGCGGGGCAGAGAATGTGAAACGAATCAGCTACACGAAAGGCGCATCCGCTAACACGGTCGTCATCAAAAAATAA
- a CDS encoding NAD(P)/FAD-dependent oxidoreductase gives MEMHNGNLYWPTTESEQIVLQKPIKKERYDVLVIGAGMSGTLTAYTLYKDGVDFAVIDQGKVGAGSTAANTGLIQYSNDIMLHELAEQIGEEDAVRFYKLCAEAVDALDEVAETVDAKDVYIRRDSLCFASSEADVSKLKREYEMLTKHGLQAEWLDREALRARYPFDKPAALITNGDAEVNPLTLSRQVVRYLSTQDVPIFEETDVTEVVADGDDWLVLTPAGTFKAGHVIFATGYRPAPLLDTHRIELNRSYAIATNPVPDFKEWDGQALIWETKRPYLYLRTTVDGRIIAGGLDEEKPETPHSEALIQKRAERLRQEVEALFPMYDLTVEYAWVALFGESIDQLPFIGEHPDRPNLFYLLGYGGNGTVYSMLGSKILSELVRGIDSPDSRIVRLDRTR, from the coding sequence ATGGAGATGCACAACGGGAACTTATATTGGCCGACCACAGAATCGGAACAGATCGTCTTACAAAAACCAATCAAGAAAGAGCGCTACGACGTACTCGTTATCGGCGCGGGCATGTCGGGAACGCTGACAGCCTATACACTTTACAAGGACGGTGTCGATTTCGCCGTCATCGACCAAGGGAAAGTCGGAGCCGGGAGTACGGCAGCGAACACAGGGCTCATTCAATACTCGAACGACATCATGTTGCATGAACTCGCCGAGCAAATCGGTGAAGAAGACGCCGTCCGTTTCTATAAACTGTGCGCCGAGGCGGTTGATGCGCTCGACGAGGTCGCCGAGACGGTCGATGCCAAAGACGTCTATATTCGACGCGATAGTCTTTGCTTTGCCAGCAGTGAGGCAGATGTCTCCAAATTGAAACGGGAGTATGAGATGCTGACGAAACATGGGCTTCAAGCCGAATGGCTCGACCGGGAGGCGTTACGCGCACGCTATCCGTTCGACAAACCGGCCGCCTTGATCACGAACGGGGACGCCGAGGTCAATCCGCTCACACTCAGCCGCCAAGTCGTCCGTTACTTGTCGACACAGGACGTCCCAATCTTTGAAGAGACGGACGTTACGGAAGTCGTCGCCGACGGAGACGACTGGCTCGTGCTGACTCCAGCAGGAACGTTCAAGGCGGGCCACGTCATCTTCGCGACCGGCTATCGCCCGGCCCCGCTCCTCGACACGCATCGAATCGAACTCAACCGTTCTTATGCGATTGCGACGAATCCCGTCCCTGATTTTAAAGAATGGGATGGCCAGGCGCTCATTTGGGAAACGAAACGGCCGTACCTCTATTTACGGACGACCGTCGACGGCCGCATCATCGCCGGCGGGCTCGATGAAGAGAAACCAGAGACACCGCATAGCGAGGCGCTCATTCAAAAACGGGCCGAGCGGTTGCGCCAAGAAGTCGAGGCTTTGTTCCCGATGTATGATTTGACAGTTGAATACGCCTGGGTAGCCTTGTTCGGTGAGTCAATCGACCAACTTCCCTTTATCGGGGAACACCCGGACCGCCCCAATCTCTTTTATTTACTCGGATACGGGGGAAATGGAACGGTGTACAGCATGTTAGGTTCTAAAATTTTGAGTGAGCTGGTTCGTGGGATCGACAGTCCCGATTCTCGAATCGTACGGCTCGACCGCACACGTTAA
- a CDS encoding alginate lyase family protein, with product MKRLMILWVLLFVMGSTMTPQSAVAATTPPYEVSVPSGTTLYQFVGKTLKPKATLRTAKRFKALSTSGYYYKVQDGRTIYYVKKKAVKLVATNLSLTTFSGSTYARLTHEYMRSLTRGQTPYYYDELTTKTAVIRADAAMKGNWYIPSPPYQLRVPNIDTYRFDVSVPEVDSKSFKFQIHYFTTLNQLTQAYAATGNTEYLRYGKRIVTSWTKQYPAGNYKRYPWPYHDHGTAIRTFHLLNFWNEFRSSTVNTDPAFSQLFAKTLYEHATLLATPSFYKPNNNHGMFQDMALTAVAETHRSFYRSSSWRSLATNRLTQQLNHSLSTDGVHLEHSPFYQIYLYDTLARFNDWAAANRFALSSRMGDVKDMPGALTYMLKPNGTLPMFGDTPSIVHRPDAIPYVERYSHLYYAMTQGRSGAQPSTRVGKLSNQYAFFRQHWGGNAGPFHDAVQVMMTAGYHSNIHKHADDLSIDLYGYGRDFIVESGRYAYTNRPERKVVMQAAAHNTVHVAGQNFKLTPSNLRRSQITSVGASSTQWTAAGTSGLLGQGMTHTRRLAYDRDGTVLVYDDITSPTTTSFVQRFHLGTGLNRVSSGSRHAMFKDNQNRSIHLLQLEVGTTPKVAVGASYVSYRDYDWQRRNQVVTTKRGKQVEYLTLIHIGEKTTKITSATVQTTARHYVVRYKLSDGKTKTLSMLR from the coding sequence ATGAAACGATTGATGATTTTGTGGGTGCTGTTGTTCGTGATGGGTTCTACTATGACGCCACAGTCCGCCGTGGCCGCGACGACACCCCCTTATGAGGTGAGCGTCCCTTCCGGCACAACGCTTTATCAATTTGTCGGCAAGACGCTCAAGCCGAAAGCGACGTTGCGAACAGCAAAGCGGTTCAAGGCGCTCAGCACGTCCGGTTATTACTATAAAGTCCAGGACGGAAGAACCATCTATTACGTGAAAAAGAAAGCCGTCAAACTAGTGGCGACAAACCTGTCCTTGACGACGTTTTCTGGTTCGACCTATGCACGTCTGACCCACGAATATATGCGCTCGCTCACCCGCGGCCAGACGCCGTATTACTATGATGAGTTGACAACCAAGACCGCCGTCATCCGGGCTGACGCAGCGATGAAAGGGAACTGGTATATCCCCTCCCCGCCCTATCAGCTGCGCGTCCCGAACATCGATACATACCGCTTCGACGTCAGCGTCCCGGAGGTCGACTCGAAGTCGTTCAAGTTCCAAATCCATTACTTCACGACGTTGAACCAGTTGACACAAGCATACGCCGCGACCGGAAACACTGAGTATCTCCGTTACGGAAAGCGGATCGTAACGAGTTGGACCAAGCAATATCCGGCTGGGAACTACAAACGCTATCCATGGCCGTATCACGACCACGGCACGGCGATCCGGACGTTCCATCTGCTCAACTTCTGGAACGAGTTCCGCTCGTCCACGGTCAACACCGACCCAGCGTTCTCGCAACTGTTCGCCAAGACGCTCTATGAGCACGCGACGCTCCTCGCGACACCGAGCTTTTATAAGCCGAACAATAACCATGGCATGTTCCAAGACATGGCGTTGACCGCTGTCGCGGAGACGCACCGAAGTTTCTATCGTTCATCGTCATGGCGTTCGCTGGCAACGAACCGGCTCACACAGCAGTTGAACCATAGCTTGAGCACGGACGGGGTCCACCTTGAGCACTCACCGTTCTATCAGATTTATTTATATGACACGCTCGCCCGTTTCAACGACTGGGCCGCCGCTAACCGGTTCGCCTTGTCGAGCCGGATGGGAGACGTCAAAGACATGCCTGGTGCGTTGACGTATATGTTGAAGCCGAACGGGACACTCCCGATGTTCGGTGACACCCCGTCCATCGTTCACCGTCCGGACGCGATTCCCTATGTCGAGCGTTATTCACACTTGTATTATGCGATGACACAAGGGAGATCTGGGGCGCAACCGTCGACACGGGTCGGCAAGTTGTCGAACCAGTACGCGTTCTTCCGTCAGCATTGGGGCGGTAATGCCGGTCCGTTCCACGACGCGGTCCAAGTGATGATGACGGCCGGCTATCACAGCAACATCCATAAACATGCCGACGATTTATCGATCGACCTTTACGGTTACGGACGCGACTTTATCGTCGAGAGCGGTCGTTACGCCTATACGAATCGACCCGAACGAAAGGTCGTCATGCAGGCAGCGGCCCATAATACCGTCCATGTTGCCGGACAGAACTTCAAATTGACGCCGAGCAACTTGCGACGCAGTCAAATCACTTCGGTCGGCGCTTCATCGACACAGTGGACGGCAGCCGGGACGAGCGGACTGCTCGGCCAGGGGATGACGCACACCCGTCGCCTCGCCTACGACCGCGACGGAACGGTGCTCGTGTACGATGACATCACGAGTCCGACCACGACCTCGTTCGTCCAGCGGTTCCATCTTGGGACCGGTTTGAACCGAGTCTCGAGCGGAAGCCGTCATGCCATGTTTAAAGACAACCAGAACCGCTCCATCCACTTGTTGCAACTCGAGGTCGGCACGACCCCGAAAGTCGCCGTCGGTGCGAGTTACGTGTCATACCGAGATTATGACTGGCAACGCCGCAATCAAGTCGTGACGACAAAGCGCGGCAAGCAAGTCGAGTATTTGACGCTGATTCATATCGGTGAAAAGACGACGAAAATCACATCCGCCACGGTCCAGACGACGGCGCGCCACTATGTCGTGCGCTACAAACTGTCGGACGGCAAGACGAAAACCCTATCCATGTTACGCTAA